The following proteins are co-located in the Paenibacillus sp. FSL H8-0079 genome:
- a CDS encoding tetratricopeptide repeat protein, which yields MSNLEQAVQWRQEGKVQEAIELLQEITGQEPENANVWYQLAWAHDSLGLEREAVPHYEKALSLGLSAEDRAGAILGLGSTYRTLGQYEQAKDWFEKGMKEFPAYREFEVFYAMVLYNLGEHAEAMQRLLVQLADTSSDKRINDYNRAIRFYADQLDRVWE from the coding sequence ATGAGTAATTTGGAACAGGCCGTGCAATGGAGACAAGAAGGTAAAGTACAGGAAGCGATTGAACTATTGCAAGAGATTACAGGGCAGGAACCCGAGAATGCGAATGTCTGGTATCAGCTGGCTTGGGCACATGATTCGCTTGGATTGGAGCGGGAGGCTGTCCCGCATTATGAGAAGGCACTAAGTCTTGGGCTTTCTGCTGAGGACAGAGCAGGCGCAATACTCGGGCTGGGCAGCACATATCGAACGCTTGGACAGTATGAGCAGGCAAAGGATTGGTTTGAAAAGGGGATGAAAGAATTCCCGGCGTACCGGGAATTTGAGGTATTCTATGCCATGGTGCTCTATAATCTGGGTGAACATGCAGAAGCGATGCAACGACTGCTCGTGCAACTCGCAGATACATCAAGTGACAAGAGAATAAACGACTATAACCGAGCGATACGTTTCTACGCAGATCAGCTGGATCGGGTGTGGGAATAG
- a CDS encoding AraC family transcriptional regulator — protein sequence MNVPSMMQFSAPLEYSYRSTSMFNPGKSDGFHSHPHYEIYYFHAGECTYIIGDRVYNLEPGDLVLMHGLTLHRPHPKPGSAYERSTLHFDPSAMRSSLHPDRMVEVLKPFEELRNCRVNLTGETRSEFEALLHDLHRLSQSQSNFRQERMNVRLCDLLYFIAEICQGDVEEHLPSSERERHVQHIIRYVDTHYMKDIGLDDLALELHLSKPYLAGMFKEMTGLTIFKYLYDRRINQAKLLFQFQPEITVTEASRLSGFKRLSHFSRMFKQSVGCSPDLYRSQLHRQT from the coding sequence ATGAATGTGCCGAGTATGATGCAATTTAGTGCTCCACTAGAGTATAGCTACCGTTCCACCAGTATGTTTAACCCAGGGAAGTCAGATGGATTCCATTCACATCCACACTATGAAATTTATTATTTTCATGCTGGAGAATGTACCTATATCATAGGAGACCGGGTATACAATCTGGAGCCGGGTGATCTGGTGCTGATGCATGGCTTGACTCTTCATCGACCGCATCCGAAACCAGGCAGTGCTTATGAGCGAAGCACACTGCATTTTGATCCGTCTGCCATGCGCAGCAGCCTGCATCCGGACCGCATGGTTGAGGTGCTCAAGCCATTTGAAGAACTCAGAAATTGCCGAGTCAATCTGACGGGAGAGACCCGCTCTGAATTCGAAGCACTGTTGCATGATCTTCATCGTTTGTCTCAAAGTCAGAGCAATTTCAGGCAAGAGCGCATGAATGTGCGGCTGTGTGATCTGTTGTATTTTATAGCAGAGATCTGCCAGGGAGATGTAGAAGAACACCTTCCTTCATCGGAGAGGGAGCGGCATGTGCAGCACATTATCCGTTATGTGGATACGCACTATATGAAGGATATTGGTCTGGATGATTTGGCACTGGAATTGCATCTGTCAAAGCCATATCTGGCAGGCATGTTCAAGGAAATGACAGGGCTGACGATATTCAAATACCTGTATGACCGTCGCATCAATCAGGCGAAGCTGTTGTTTCAGTTCCAGCCGGAAATCACCGTGACAGAAGCAAGTCGATTGTCCGGTTTTAAACGCCTTTCACATTTTAGCCGGATGTTCAAACAAAGTGTGGGATGTTCGCCTGATCTGTATCGTTCCCAATTGCATCGTCAAACATAG
- a CDS encoding nitroreductase family protein, translating to MTTFFDALKNRRSYYGISKESTISDAKIQEIVEEAVKYTPTSFNSQTSRAVVLLGEQHDKLWNHTEEILREVVGNEEAFKSTAEKMTGFRSGYGTVLFFEDNNVIAQLQQNFAAYADNFPIWANQSNGMLQLVIWTALEQEGLGASLQHYNPLIDEKVKQEWNIPENWRLIAQMPFGKPTAAPGEKEFQPIEERVKVHK from the coding sequence ATGACTACTTTTTTTGATGCGTTAAAAAACAGAAGATCTTATTATGGAATCAGCAAGGAATCTACAATTTCGGATGCCAAAATCCAGGAAATCGTAGAAGAAGCGGTGAAATATACACCAACTTCCTTCAACTCACAAACATCCCGTGCCGTTGTATTGCTCGGTGAACAGCATGATAAATTGTGGAATCACACAGAAGAAATTTTGCGTGAAGTGGTAGGTAATGAAGAAGCCTTCAAATCCACAGCTGAGAAAATGACCGGATTCCGCAGTGGATATGGTACGGTTCTCTTCTTCGAAGACAACAATGTGATCGCACAGCTTCAACAGAATTTTGCAGCTTATGCAGATAACTTCCCGATCTGGGCTAACCAATCCAACGGTATGTTGCAACTGGTAATCTGGACTGCTCTGGAACAAGAAGGTCTGGGTGCATCTTTGCAGCACTACAATCCGCTGATTGACGAGAAAGTGAAGCAAGAATGGAACATTCCTGAGAACTGGAGATTGATTGCTCAGATGCCATTTGGTAAACCAACGGCAGCACCAGGCGAGAAAGAGTTCCAACCGATCGAAGAGCGCGTAAAAGTACACAAATAA
- a CDS encoding NAD(P)/FAD-dependent oxidoreductase, with product MREVDCIIVGGGLAGLQAAIQLGRYSAHQVLVIDAGEGRSTLCRTYHNILGFPDGVSGEELRARGRIQAERTGISFEKDRIVKAGRQGDKIQLFGTSGSEYRSKTVLLATGLSDRVPDIPGLTPTLGRTVYVCPDCDGYEIQDQRTVLLGSGEAGANMAMILIQRTNDLLYINHEQAPISAELHRSMKEAGVRYLEVAVQEVQQIEDGHITGVLTEDGQIFESERGFIAFGGNRVHYELAEQLGAVIADNKHVEADPRSLQAATNVWIAGDLGLHAEQATVAMGEGSIAAIWIHKALQQMTKDSL from the coding sequence ATGCGAGAGGTTGATTGCATAATCGTAGGTGGAGGGCTCGCAGGGCTTCAGGCAGCCATTCAGCTTGGGCGTTATTCGGCCCATCAGGTGTTGGTGATCGATGCGGGAGAGGGCAGATCGACGTTGTGTCGGACTTATCATAATATTCTCGGTTTCCCCGATGGGGTGTCTGGCGAAGAACTCCGTGCCCGAGGCAGGATTCAGGCAGAGCGGACAGGCATATCTTTTGAGAAAGACCGTATCGTAAAAGCGGGACGTCAGGGTGACAAGATTCAATTATTCGGTACTTCCGGATCTGAATATAGGAGCAAAACCGTACTACTGGCAACAGGGCTCTCGGATAGAGTTCCCGATATTCCGGGATTAACTCCGACGCTGGGGCGTACAGTCTATGTCTGCCCTGATTGCGATGGCTATGAGATTCAGGATCAACGTACAGTCCTGTTGGGATCTGGTGAAGCAGGTGCCAATATGGCGATGATTTTAATTCAGCGTACGAATGATCTGTTATATATCAATCATGAGCAGGCCCCCATATCTGCTGAGCTTCATCGCAGCATGAAAGAGGCAGGAGTTCGCTATCTGGAAGTGGCGGTCCAGGAAGTGCAGCAGATCGAGGACGGCCATATCACCGGTGTTCTGACCGAAGATGGACAGATTTTTGAGTCGGAGCGAGGGTTTATCGCATTTGGAGGCAATCGTGTACACTATGAACTGGCAGAGCAGCTTGGAGCTGTGATCGCAGATAATAAACATGTAGAAGCTGATCCACGCAGCTTGCAGGCAGCGACGAATGTATGGATTGCCGGAGATCTGGGTTTACATGCAGAGCAAGCAACGGTTGCGATGGGTGAAGGTTCCATTGCCGCGATCTGGATTCATAAGGCGCTGCAGCAGATGACAAAGGATTCACTTTGA
- a CDS encoding S-layer homology domain-containing protein translates to MNNRLKDITNQRLWKMALCGILVLGSVAGYSNIVQAATVQKQFQDTRTSYAKDAITHLVDKGIAAGTSETTFEPKKAVTRAEFATFAVRLLGLKPVKNNINPYQDISMNAWYYGNVAAMTNLFILEGKGQGTFQPNASITREEAAALLVRMLKQQPVETSLLSSTYYDAADISDWARPYVQTVYQLGLMRGSEGVFRPHDQVTREEAAVMLDAILQKKTWSEQLQRGDELGVQLGWQYNSTTAEFKKQVEHSEVNTLVPRWFFLNSSMKVTDHADPTLISWASATDRQLWPLLGNRSDSALTHQMLSSSVNRAAVISQVAAFVKTYKLDGINVDFENVDPADREGLTAFVTSLTATLHALGAVVSVDVSPDLGTDWTDAFDYAKLGAVSDYMVLMGYEEHWNGDPKAGSVASLPWLEKALDTMLSEVVRAKTILALPLYTRDWSSVNPAASSWDITLAEQGTRAHTTGSVRRWDASLVQYIIGYNSNGMPRYIWAEDSRSLSAKVLMSEQRQIAGLAYWYMGGETADVWNAISNASRFESYNF, encoded by the coding sequence GTGAATAATAGATTAAAAGACATAACGAACCAACGTCTATGGAAAATGGCCTTATGCGGGATATTAGTACTTGGATCGGTGGCTGGATATAGCAATATTGTTCAAGCTGCAACAGTCCAGAAACAGTTTCAGGATACGCGTACCAGTTATGCCAAGGATGCCATTACACATTTGGTGGACAAAGGCATTGCTGCCGGTACTTCAGAGACTACGTTTGAACCGAAGAAAGCCGTTACTCGTGCAGAATTTGCGACATTTGCGGTGAGATTGCTAGGTTTGAAGCCCGTTAAAAATAACATTAATCCTTATCAGGATATAAGCATGAATGCTTGGTATTACGGCAACGTTGCCGCCATGACGAATCTTTTTATTCTGGAGGGCAAGGGTCAGGGAACGTTCCAGCCTAACGCTTCCATTACGCGCGAAGAAGCGGCAGCCCTGCTAGTTCGGATGTTAAAACAGCAACCCGTAGAGACATCACTCTTATCTTCAACGTATTACGATGCAGCTGATATCTCAGACTGGGCACGCCCTTATGTGCAGACGGTATATCAACTTGGACTAATGCGGGGAAGCGAAGGCGTGTTCCGACCACATGACCAGGTAACACGCGAAGAAGCAGCCGTTATGCTCGATGCCATTTTACAAAAGAAAACATGGTCTGAACAGTTACAACGTGGGGATGAGCTCGGCGTTCAGCTGGGGTGGCAATATAACTCCACTACAGCCGAATTCAAGAAGCAAGTGGAACACTCTGAGGTCAATACGCTCGTCCCACGCTGGTTTTTCCTGAACAGCAGTATGAAAGTAACAGATCACGCCGACCCGACACTGATCTCCTGGGCATCCGCTACTGACAGGCAGCTATGGCCATTGCTTGGTAATCGTTCGGATTCGGCACTTACCCATCAGATGTTATCCAGTTCGGTCAACCGAGCTGCGGTGATCTCACAGGTAGCCGCCTTTGTCAAAACCTATAAGCTGGACGGGATTAATGTGGACTTCGAGAATGTCGATCCTGCGGATCGTGAAGGGTTAACCGCATTTGTCACTTCCTTGACGGCTACGTTGCACGCACTGGGTGCAGTAGTGTCTGTGGATGTATCACCAGACCTTGGTACAGATTGGACGGATGCATTTGATTATGCCAAACTGGGTGCTGTATCGGATTACATGGTGCTGATGGGATACGAGGAACACTGGAACGGTGATCCGAAAGCAGGATCAGTGGCGTCTCTTCCATGGTTGGAAAAAGCATTGGATACCATGCTCTCCGAGGTGGTACGTGCCAAAACAATTTTGGCTCTTCCGCTATATACACGGGACTGGTCTTCAGTGAATCCGGCAGCTAGTTCTTGGGACATTACACTGGCAGAACAGGGAACACGTGCGCATACCACGGGATCTGTAAGACGATGGGATGCAAGTCTGGTTCAATATATTATCGGGTACAACAGTAACGGTATGCCAAGATATATATGGGCAGAGGATAGTCGTTCGTTATCTGCCAAAGTGTTGATGAGTGAGCAACGGCAAATTGCTGGACTGGCATACTGGTATATGGGCGGCGAAACAGCCGATGTATGGAATGCTATATCGAATGCATCGCGATTTGAATCTTATAATTTTTAA
- a CDS encoding LysR family transcriptional regulator yields the protein MSLIKYEILNTVVEYGSLTKAAEALNITQSAVSHAIASLETECGFSLLHRGRSGVRVTAEGERILGYTREILRWTELMNQEISLIRGAEIGTVRIGTFASVSTQWLPGILKQFRLRHPGIEIKLWEGDYAEIEGWLAGGAIDLGFLSLGDSSPFETIPLQKDRMMCILPLNHPLASEESVSFDILLEQPFILPKWGGDNEIERLIRQHAAKLNVVYEVAEDQAIMAMVRNGLGISLLPEMVLQNHTDALALVPLSGDPYRTIGMACPSLGNLSPATRRFIEEVQQWLGQTM from the coding sequence ATGTCACTGATCAAATACGAAATTTTGAATACCGTTGTCGAATATGGCAGTCTTACCAAAGCAGCAGAAGCGCTGAATATCACCCAATCCGCAGTCAGCCATGCCATCGCCAGTCTGGAGACAGAATGTGGTTTCTCCCTGCTCCATCGCGGCCGCTCCGGTGTACGGGTTACCGCTGAAGGCGAACGCATTCTGGGATACACACGTGAGATTCTGCGCTGGACGGAACTGATGAACCAGGAGATCTCCCTCATTCGCGGTGCCGAGATTGGTACCGTGCGTATCGGTACCTTCGCCAGTGTCTCCACACAGTGGCTGCCTGGTATTCTGAAACAATTTCGCCTGCGTCACCCAGGAATTGAGATTAAGCTGTGGGAAGGCGATTATGCTGAGATTGAGGGCTGGCTGGCTGGAGGCGCCATCGATCTCGGATTTCTGTCCCTCGGCGATTCATCGCCTTTTGAGACCATCCCATTGCAAAAAGACAGGATGATGTGTATCCTGCCTCTGAATCATCCTCTCGCCTCAGAGGAGTCTGTTTCATTTGATATTCTACTGGAGCAACCCTTCATTCTGCCTAAATGGGGGGGAGATAACGAGATTGAACGACTGATCCGGCAGCATGCAGCCAAGCTCAATGTCGTCTATGAAGTCGCAGAAGATCAAGCCATCATGGCGATGGTCCGTAATGGTCTGGGCATCAGTTTGCTGCCGGAAATGGTACTTCAAAATCATACCGATGCGCTCGCGCTCGTGCCACTCTCTGGAGATCCTTATCGTACGATTGGCATGGCCTGCCCATCTTTGGGTAATCTATCGCCAGCTACGCGGCGTTTCATTGAAGAGGTACAACAGTGGCTCGGCCAGACAATGTAA
- the ltrA gene encoding group II intron reverse transcriptase/maturase — MNANRLTTPKEKVQKLQEKLGHVAKENSKRKFHALYDKVYRWDVLCEAWRRVKANKGAAGVDAMTLADVEEQGEMNFLEDCERALKEGTYHPQPVRRHYIPKKDGKQRPLGIPTVRDRVIQMATKLVIEPIFEADFEDVSFGFRPKRSAKGALERIRKACNRKGNWVIDVDIQGYFDNINQEKLMKLVQMRINDRRILKLIRKWLQAGVMEEGNERRSDLGTPQGGVISPLLANIYLNYFDRLWEKHGRGLGELTRYADDFVVICKTKKDAEHAYELIGKIMERLELTLHPIKTRIVGLWTGDEGFDFLGMHHRKTKAETSQGKVYHTTQQWLTKKAEERIQGVVKERLAPPSMRSKSFAEHVKWLNPKIQGWRNYYYTSYSQKRLAKLDWYILQRLTRWYAKKRQRRSWMSSRSEVKYIANMYGLKTLL, encoded by the coding sequence GTGAATGCCAACCGGCTAACAACACCAAAGGAAAAAGTTCAAAAACTCCAAGAAAAGCTAGGCCATGTGGCCAAGGAGAACAGCAAGCGTAAATTCCATGCCTTGTACGACAAAGTCTACCGGTGGGATGTCTTGTGCGAAGCCTGGAGACGAGTGAAAGCGAACAAGGGAGCGGCAGGTGTAGATGCCATGACGCTTGCGGATGTGGAGGAACAAGGAGAAATGAACTTCCTCGAGGACTGTGAACGAGCATTGAAAGAAGGCACCTACCATCCGCAGCCTGTACGGCGGCACTATATTCCCAAGAAAGATGGGAAGCAAAGACCGCTGGGCATACCCACCGTGCGCGACCGTGTCATACAGATGGCAACGAAACTGGTGATTGAACCTATCTTTGAAGCGGATTTTGAGGACGTATCCTTCGGATTTCGCCCGAAACGAAGTGCAAAAGGAGCGCTGGAACGAATTCGGAAAGCCTGCAACCGCAAAGGGAATTGGGTAATCGACGTCGATATCCAAGGTTACTTCGATAACATTAATCAAGAGAAGCTTATGAAATTGGTGCAGATGCGCATCAACGACAGGCGGATACTGAAATTAATACGGAAGTGGCTTCAGGCGGGAGTGATGGAAGAAGGAAACGAAAGGCGCTCCGATTTAGGAACACCGCAAGGTGGTGTGATATCACCGCTTCTGGCGAATATCTATCTGAACTATTTTGACCGACTATGGGAGAAACATGGAAGAGGTCTGGGAGAACTGACAAGGTATGCAGACGACTTTGTAGTAATCTGTAAAACCAAAAAGGATGCCGAGCATGCGTATGAACTCATAGGCAAAATTATGGAACGTCTGGAGCTAACCCTGCACCCGATCAAAACTCGCATTGTAGGTCTATGGACAGGAGACGAGGGATTCGACTTCCTAGGAATGCACCACCGAAAAACGAAAGCAGAAACGTCGCAAGGGAAGGTATATCACACCACGCAACAGTGGCTAACGAAAAAGGCGGAGGAACGTATTCAAGGGGTAGTCAAAGAAAGACTGGCTCCACCGAGTATGCGGTCGAAATCGTTCGCGGAGCATGTGAAATGGCTCAATCCGAAGATTCAAGGATGGAGAAATTATTACTACACGAGCTACAGCCAAAAGAGATTAGCTAAGTTGGACTGGTATATTCTGCAACGATTAACACGGTGGTACGCGAAGAAGAGACAACGTAGGAGTTGGATGAGTTCACGATCGGAAGTCAAGTATATTGCCAATATGTATGGATTAAAAACGCTATTGTAA
- a CDS encoding DMT family transporter has translation MNGVQVNQGQATRRADIQMLLATVIWGSSYLFMKSGLESMQELNLVAFRFGIAFIAAGLLFHRRLFNMDRRTLVAGAIMGTALFAAFVFITYGVQRTTTSQAGFLISLAVIFVPILTTIQHRRMPDKRLTLSILVAVTGLGLLTLQHELSLHTGDILCILAALVYAIYIMIAGKYTPKHDPLTLGTLQLGVAAVWGIAATFLLETPRMPDTAESWAAILGLGVLCSGLGYILQTLAQRHASPTRTSLIFSLEPLFAAAFAFTFQGESLTLQGYVGATLMLVGVLITEIKLPQPIFWRRKRPALQSELGDQGAPGV, from the coding sequence ATGAATGGTGTACAGGTAAATCAAGGTCAGGCAACAAGAAGAGCGGACATACAGATGCTGCTCGCAACGGTCATATGGGGATCATCCTATCTGTTTATGAAATCGGGCCTGGAGTCCATGCAAGAATTAAATCTGGTGGCATTTCGTTTCGGAATTGCCTTTATTGCGGCAGGGCTTCTTTTTCATCGGCGGTTGTTTAACATGGATCGTAGAACACTTGTGGCAGGCGCCATTATGGGAACAGCTTTATTCGCTGCATTTGTGTTCATCACCTACGGTGTGCAACGAACAACGACATCCCAAGCGGGATTTCTGATAAGTTTGGCCGTTATTTTTGTACCCATCCTGACGACAATCCAGCATCGTCGTATGCCGGACAAACGTTTGACGCTCAGTATCCTGGTTGCAGTTACCGGGCTTGGGTTGCTGACGCTTCAACATGAGCTAAGTCTGCACACGGGAGATATTCTGTGCATTCTTGCAGCACTCGTGTATGCGATCTATATAATGATTGCTGGCAAGTACACACCGAAGCATGATCCGTTAACATTGGGAACGCTGCAATTAGGTGTTGCGGCGGTGTGGGGAATTGCGGCTACATTTTTGCTGGAAACGCCACGTATGCCCGATACGGCTGAATCTTGGGCAGCAATTCTCGGGTTAGGTGTGTTGTGTAGCGGATTGGGATATATTTTGCAGACACTTGCACAGCGCCATGCTTCTCCCACGAGAACGAGTCTGATCTTCTCACTCGAACCACTGTTTGCAGCAGCCTTTGCATTTACCTTTCAAGGGGAGTCGCTAACGTTGCAAGGATATGTCGGAGCAACGCTAATGTTAGTCGGTGTTCTGATCACAGAGATCAAACTTCCACAGCCTATCTTCTGGCGCAGAAAACGTCCGGCTTTACAGTCGGAACTCGGCGATCAGGGAGCACCAGGCGTATAA
- the cyoE gene encoding heme o synthase, giving the protein MLKDMIALTKPGLLRLNVFAVAVGFWVASKWDINWLSLLMVVIGSTLVIASACVINNYWDRELDQKMERTKKRMDYINHLKPGFVLGYGIILGVVGLAVLYLLVNPLSGWMALLGWFAYIVIYTMWLKRSSTWSTSLGGIAGAMPPVIGYTAVTNEIDAGAWLLFALLFLWQPPHFWSLGIRRVEEYRAAGFPLLPVVKGVKRTKLQMIPYVFLLLPAVFLLYYYDYVGLVFLIVSLIGGLIWFVHTLSGLKTQDDEKWAKVNFLISVNYLMLVFIVMVANTVWS; this is encoded by the coding sequence ATGCTTAAAGACATGATTGCATTAACCAAACCCGGACTTCTAAGGCTGAATGTGTTTGCGGTGGCGGTAGGATTCTGGGTAGCTTCAAAATGGGATATCAACTGGTTATCTCTGCTCATGGTCGTGATTGGATCAACTTTGGTTATTGCTTCAGCTTGTGTGATTAACAATTATTGGGATCGTGAATTGGACCAAAAAATGGAGCGCACCAAAAAAAGGATGGATTACATTAACCATCTGAAGCCAGGGTTTGTACTTGGTTATGGCATTATCCTTGGTGTTGTGGGACTAGCAGTACTGTATCTCCTGGTGAATCCGTTATCAGGTTGGATGGCCCTGCTCGGATGGTTCGCTTACATCGTGATTTACACGATGTGGTTGAAACGCAGTTCAACGTGGAGCACGTCGCTGGGTGGAATTGCGGGAGCGATGCCTCCTGTCATCGGTTATACAGCTGTAACGAATGAAATTGATGCAGGTGCCTGGTTGCTGTTCGCGCTTTTGTTCCTGTGGCAACCACCACACTTCTGGTCATTGGGGATTCGCCGGGTGGAGGAGTATCGCGCTGCCGGTTTTCCGTTGTTGCCTGTCGTAAAAGGGGTAAAACGTACCAAACTTCAGATGATTCCTTACGTTTTCCTGCTGCTTCCTGCCGTATTTCTGTTGTATTACTACGACTATGTTGGTCTGGTATTCCTGATTGTATCCCTGATCGGTGGGCTAATCTGGTTCGTGCATACACTTAGCGGACTGAAGACACAGGATGATGAGAAATGGGCAAAAGTGAACTTTCTGATCTCGGTGAACTATCTCATGCTCGTATTTATTGTCATGGTCGCGAACACGGTATGGTCATAA
- a CDS encoding LacI family DNA-binding transcriptional regulator — protein sequence MAKRVTMQQIADAAGVSKFAVSRALTGKPGVSEHTREMIVRTAGQLGYFRTEPKRYPGETPASAEMKPVAERQGTILILFPNIRSQNRSSLYWGPVFDGISERLNEKGMDILTLTEPSSDRMFSVLNPEAISGVITVGTISTSVLLEIYRLRIPLVMVDHEDPAIYADSVFTDNIKCMKELVLILVGKGYRRFQFAGQLPDAASFRERWLGYRTVLEEKQLEGEQQAGLLGAEYEQIRKSIAEMKLEDIPEVIVCANDHTAVIVIQALQSRGIQVPERCAVTGFDNTQTDEPILASVHINKENLGTRAVDQLLWRIKHLDEPYERKLIYSELIIRDEYNASIQ from the coding sequence ATGGCCAAAAGAGTAACGATGCAGCAAATTGCAGATGCTGCGGGGGTATCCAAATTCGCAGTCTCTCGTGCGCTGACGGGCAAGCCTGGTGTGAGCGAGCATACACGCGAGATGATTGTCAGAACGGCGGGGCAGCTCGGGTATTTCAGAACCGAACCGAAGCGTTATCCGGGGGAGACACCGGCGTCTGCCGAGATGAAGCCAGTAGCGGAGCGACAAGGCACTATATTGATTTTGTTTCCTAACATTCGTTCTCAGAATCGATCATCCTTGTACTGGGGACCAGTGTTCGATGGCATTTCGGAGAGGCTGAATGAGAAGGGCATGGATATTTTAACGCTGACGGAACCCTCTTCAGATCGGATGTTCTCGGTCCTTAATCCGGAAGCGATTAGCGGAGTTATTACCGTGGGCACCATTTCAACATCAGTATTGCTGGAGATTTACAGGTTGCGCATTCCGCTTGTTATGGTGGATCATGAAGACCCCGCCATATACGCAGACTCGGTTTTTACGGACAATATAAAGTGTATGAAAGAACTTGTTCTCATACTCGTTGGAAAAGGGTACAGAAGATTCCAGTTTGCTGGGCAACTGCCTGATGCTGCAAGCTTTCGAGAGCGTTGGCTTGGATATCGTACGGTGCTGGAAGAGAAGCAGTTGGAGGGGGAGCAGCAAGCAGGCTTACTCGGAGCAGAGTACGAGCAGATCCGGAAATCCATTGCTGAAATGAAGCTGGAGGACATCCCGGAAGTCATCGTATGTGCGAATGACCATACAGCTGTCATTGTTATTCAGGCACTACAAAGTAGAGGTATTCAGGTGCCTGAACGCTGTGCCGTAACCGGGTTTGACAATACGCAGACGGATGAGCCCATTCTCGCTTCGGTGCATATTAACAAAGAGAATCTGGGCACGAGAGCGGTAGATCAGCTGTTGTGGCGGATCAAACATCTGGATGAACCTTATGAACGCAAGCTGATCTATTCGGAATTAATTATTCGCGATGAATATAATGCCAGTATACAGTAA
- a CDS encoding glutathione peroxidase, with protein sequence MPTIYDFTVTRTSGERFPLYQYEGKPVLIVNTASKCKYTHQFDDMQKLYDQYKDQGLQIIGFPCNQFAEQEPGSSSEAESFCQINYGVKFPMFSKLDVNGEAAHPLYDFLKRSGPFAGFDETDIQAKLLKLMVADKAPEWLHGDAIKWNFTKFLIDAEGRVVRRFEPIDSIDEIQESIKQLL encoded by the coding sequence ATGCCAACCATCTATGACTTTACCGTAACCAGAACCAGTGGAGAGCGTTTCCCGCTCTATCAATATGAAGGAAAACCTGTGCTCATCGTAAACACGGCAAGCAAATGTAAATATACGCACCAGTTCGATGACATGCAGAAGCTGTATGACCAGTATAAGGATCAAGGGCTTCAGATTATTGGTTTCCCGTGTAACCAGTTTGCAGAGCAAGAGCCTGGAAGCAGTTCGGAAGCGGAATCGTTCTGCCAGATTAACTATGGTGTGAAATTTCCGATGTTCTCCAAACTGGATGTGAATGGAGAAGCGGCGCACCCGCTCTACGACTTTTTGAAAAGATCAGGGCCTTTTGCTGGCTTTGATGAAACAGATATACAGGCCAAATTATTGAAATTAATGGTGGCCGATAAAGCACCAGAATGGTTACATGGAGATGCAATCAAATGGAATTTCACGAAATTCCTGATTGATGCAGAGGGTCGTGTGGTCAGACGCTTTGAACCGATCGACTCCATCGACGAGATTCAAGAAAGTATTAAACAGCTTCTATAA